Proteins encoded by one window of Cyanobium sp. NS01:
- a CDS encoding capsular polysaccharide biosynthesis protein, producing MATSPQPAAFPLLPSPSPAPAGGTSATTAALGGPEPLIGLPDPLVLAHTTLEALLAPAQVVVGRRACRRLDPDALLVWGRRRSGLWGEREAVRKGLPLWRVEDAFLRSVDPGPGTPPLGILLDDRGIHYDASRPSRLEGLIASGLDPAQQQRARQLAAAWREHRVSKLNGARESPPPDGPFVLVVDQVAGDVSIRHGAASAASFLAMLEAALQDFPGHQVVLKTHPDVVSGQRRGHVPAEVFQHPRVLACADGGHPAALLEAASAVYVVTSQMGFEALIWGRPVHCFGMPFYAGWGLTHDRLPATDHPARAREARAGGAQLEDLVHACLVGYARYLNPETRQLTSPEALIAHVGLQRRQRAAVPPALEVFGIAGWKRQAVRRFQRSLSPGRLRFRPFHARPTREAGWRSLVWGNRVGLGLRKAGSPLIHAEDGFLRSVGQGWWLRWVPPVSWVVDHSGIYYDASCACDLETFLAQHRFTAAQRQRAAALRQRIVAAGVTKYNLRAPLWSRPSDLGRRQVRLVPGQVEVDLSIRYGVPEQASVRSNLQLLQAVRAAYPDDFLIYKPHPDVVSGRQKPGPGEAEAHRHCDLVLAEAPMDHLLQEVDSVHVRTSITGFEALLRGIPVETWGLPFYAGWGLSRDQLQCERRGRDLELDELVYGALIHYPIYLSQASGAFTTPERVVEELGLLRRDPGTFPTPLPRWLELLGLNPPPKLHFRLAQIRARLRAWSPDGRC from the coding sequence ATGGCGACCAGCCCGCAGCCGGCCGCTTTCCCGCTCCTGCCCAGCCCCAGTCCCGCCCCTGCAGGAGGCACCTCCGCAACCACTGCCGCCCTGGGCGGGCCGGAACCTCTGATCGGCCTTCCCGATCCCCTTGTGCTGGCCCACACCACTCTGGAGGCGCTGCTGGCTCCAGCGCAGGTTGTGGTTGGACGCCGTGCCTGCAGGCGCCTTGACCCCGACGCGTTGCTGGTGTGGGGACGGCGCCGCAGCGGGCTCTGGGGCGAACGGGAGGCCGTGCGCAAGGGCCTGCCCCTGTGGCGGGTCGAGGACGCCTTCCTGCGCTCGGTGGATCCAGGACCGGGCACACCGCCGCTTGGCATCCTGCTGGACGATCGGGGGATCCATTACGACGCCTCCCGGCCGAGCAGGCTGGAGGGGCTGATCGCCTCGGGCCTGGATCCCGCCCAGCAGCAGCGGGCCCGGCAGCTGGCGGCGGCCTGGCGGGAGCACCGGGTCAGCAAGCTGAACGGGGCCCGGGAGTCGCCGCCCCCCGATGGCCCGTTCGTGCTGGTGGTGGATCAGGTGGCGGGCGATGTCTCCATCCGCCACGGCGCCGCCTCCGCAGCCAGCTTCCTGGCGATGCTCGAGGCCGCGCTGCAGGACTTCCCCGGGCACCAGGTCGTGCTGAAGACCCACCCCGACGTGGTGAGCGGGCAGCGCCGGGGGCATGTCCCGGCGGAGGTCTTCCAGCACCCCAGGGTGCTGGCCTGTGCGGATGGCGGCCATCCTGCGGCCCTGCTGGAAGCCGCCAGCGCCGTTTATGTGGTGACCTCCCAGATGGGTTTCGAGGCCCTGATCTGGGGCAGGCCCGTGCACTGCTTCGGCATGCCCTTCTATGCCGGCTGGGGGCTCACCCACGACCGGCTGCCAGCCACGGATCACCCGGCCCGGGCAAGGGAAGCCCGCGCAGGAGGTGCACAGCTGGAGGATCTGGTGCATGCCTGCCTGGTGGGGTACGCCCGCTACCTCAATCCCGAAACCCGCCAGCTCACCAGTCCCGAGGCACTGATCGCCCATGTCGGACTGCAGCGGCGCCAGCGGGCCGCGGTGCCGCCGGCCCTGGAGGTGTTTGGGATCGCCGGCTGGAAACGCCAGGCCGTGCGGCGCTTTCAGCGCTCCCTCAGCCCCGGACGGCTGCGCTTTCGCCCCTTCCATGCCAGGCCGACCCGGGAGGCAGGTTGGAGATCCCTGGTGTGGGGCAACCGGGTGGGGCTGGGTCTGCGGAAGGCCGGCAGCCCCCTGATCCACGCCGAAGACGGCTTTCTGCGGTCGGTGGGGCAGGGATGGTGGCTGCGCTGGGTGCCGCCGGTGTCCTGGGTGGTGGACCACTCCGGCATCTACTACGACGCCTCCTGCGCCTGCGACCTGGAGACCTTCCTGGCCCAACACCGCTTCACGGCTGCCCAGCGACAGCGGGCCGCGGCCCTGCGGCAGCGGATCGTGGCTGCGGGGGTGACGAAATACAACCTGCGCGCGCCCCTGTGGAGCCGTCCCTCAGACCTGGGGCGCAGGCAGGTGCGCCTGGTGCCCGGCCAGGTGGAGGTGGACCTCTCGATCCGCTATGGCGTGCCGGAGCAGGCCAGCGTGCGCAGCAATCTGCAGCTGCTGCAGGCGGTGCGCGCGGCCTATCCGGACGATTTCCTGATTTACAAGCCCCATCCGGATGTGGTTTCCGGGCGTCAGAAACCCGGCCCAGGGGAAGCGGAGGCTCACCGCCACTGCGATCTGGTGCTTGCCGAGGCGCCGATGGACCATCTGCTCCAGGAGGTGGACAGCGTGCACGTGCGCACCTCAATCACCGGCTTCGAAGCCCTGCTGCGGGGCATCCCGGTGGAGACCTGGGGCCTGCCCTTCTATGCCGGCTGGGGGCTCAGCCGCGACCAGCTGCAGTGCGAGCGGCGGGGCCGGGATCTGGAGCTCGATGAGCTTGTCTACGGCGCCCTGATCCACTACCCGATCTATCTGAGCCAGGCTTCAGGCGCCTTCACCACACCGGAGCGGGTCGTGGAGGAGCTGGGGCTGCTGCGCCGCGATCCCGGCACCTTCCCCACCCCCTTGCCCCGCTGGCTGGAGCTGCTGGGGCTGAATCCACCGCCGAAGCTGCACTTCCGGCTGGCCCAGATCCGAGCGCGGCTGCGTGCCTGGAGCCCCGATGGGCGCTGCTAG
- a CDS encoding 1-acyl-sn-glycerol-3-phosphate acyltransferase, whose translation MGESARPAAGVALASVQIRIEGPVLLLMGPIGLFFSRLWRYLHDCGVPAYKISYPLHEFGFPRQARIPFSGSMEEWPAFLREVIQDKGIRHLFMYGDFIDPHRLAIEVAHSLNVDAYVFELGYVRPNYVTLERDRVNCRSNLNQPVSFYEALPAVAHLPQARLDPGWRWRKIWKAPTFFQHAFTRYRIIEGEHKLQPSPAFLWCQVRGSVRYWMYRLQERKLKHLLVENLSFFLAILQVSSDSQITTGSGFRGMHDFIETVIVSFAAHAHPSDHLAFKHHPRDRGYNNYKSLIHLLAEREGVAGRVHYFHDGPLSAFIRTCRGVVTVNSTVGLQSLFHAAATKVMGQTFYNLPGLTDQQPLDGFWAAPQTSSRPLFYRFYNHLVTTTQINGNFDGEFPFRETLPVALSARSSPAQLGRAQATSLGWVVPLRVIYRLFCFGAMYVAYALELIALTLRLRRLARHLLTAVARFGLRAVGIDVIVDDSLLLQDDQCRRIHIWNHNSPFDVFAIQGYLQIPAVTTSGLHLNRLLPFFDRSATNAGHVLLDHRQPDQRRSTLWKSSQVLERHGQLMIAPNGSLKTSILQRASASAYLLARRHRATVVPWWFEYRGLEGIEAGALYRPLRLLAQRLTAPRVVLHCRQGRPEDLGLPVEENHREGFSRRVMAYYSQDAAGWAERHHHRAS comes from the coding sequence ATGGGAGAATCGGCTCGTCCGGCCGCAGGGGTGGCATTGGCCAGCGTTCAGATTCGGATCGAAGGCCCGGTGCTGCTCCTGATGGGCCCGATCGGTCTGTTCTTCTCGCGCCTCTGGCGGTATCTGCACGACTGTGGCGTGCCGGCCTACAAGATTTCCTATCCGCTGCATGAATTCGGATTTCCTCGGCAGGCCAGGATTCCGTTTTCAGGTTCCATGGAGGAATGGCCAGCATTCCTGCGGGAGGTGATCCAGGACAAGGGGATCCGCCACCTGTTCATGTATGGCGACTTCATTGATCCGCATCGCCTGGCCATTGAAGTGGCCCATAGTCTGAACGTTGATGCCTATGTGTTTGAGCTGGGTTACGTCAGGCCGAACTATGTCACTCTGGAGCGTGATCGCGTCAACTGCCGCTCCAATCTCAACCAGCCGGTGAGCTTCTATGAGGCCCTGCCAGCGGTGGCTCATCTGCCCCAGGCACGCCTGGATCCTGGTTGGCGCTGGCGCAAGATCTGGAAAGCACCCACCTTCTTCCAGCACGCCTTCACGCGCTACAGGATCATTGAAGGGGAGCACAAGTTGCAGCCCTCGCCAGCCTTTCTCTGGTGCCAGGTGCGGGGCTCCGTGCGCTACTGGATGTATCGGCTGCAGGAACGCAAGCTCAAGCACCTGTTGGTCGAAAACCTGTCGTTCTTCCTGGCGATTCTTCAGGTCTCCAGTGACTCCCAGATCACCACAGGGTCAGGATTCCGCGGCATGCACGATTTCATTGAAACGGTGATCGTGTCATTTGCAGCCCATGCCCATCCCTCAGATCATCTGGCTTTCAAGCACCATCCCCGCGATCGTGGTTACAACAACTATAAATCACTGATTCACCTGCTGGCCGAGCGGGAAGGTGTCGCTGGCCGGGTTCATTACTTCCACGATGGTCCCCTCAGCGCCTTTATTCGAACCTGTCGCGGCGTGGTCACCGTGAACAGCACCGTGGGGCTGCAGTCTCTTTTCCATGCGGCAGCCACCAAAGTGATGGGGCAGACGTTCTATAACCTGCCGGGCCTGACGGATCAACAGCCATTGGATGGGTTTTGGGCCGCGCCCCAAACCAGCAGTCGGCCTTTGTTTTACCGCTTCTACAACCACCTCGTCACCACCACCCAGATCAACGGCAACTTTGATGGTGAATTCCCTTTCCGCGAGACCTTGCCGGTAGCCCTGTCGGCGCGCTCCAGTCCAGCGCAGCTGGGGCGGGCTCAGGCCACCAGCCTGGGCTGGGTGGTGCCGCTGAGGGTGATCTATCGCCTGTTCTGCTTCGGGGCCATGTATGTGGCCTATGCCTTGGAGCTGATCGCTCTCACCCTGAGGCTGCGGCGACTGGCCCGACATTTGCTCACCGCGGTCGCCCGCTTCGGCCTGCGCGCCGTGGGCATCGATGTGATTGTGGACGACAGCCTGTTGCTGCAGGATGATCAGTGCCGACGCATCCATATCTGGAATCACAACAGCCCCTTTGATGTGTTCGCCATCCAGGGCTATCTGCAGATTCCCGCTGTCACCACCTCCGGGTTGCATCTGAACCGGTTGCTGCCGTTCTTTGATCGTTCCGCCACCAATGCCGGCCATGTGCTCCTGGATCATCGTCAACCCGATCAGCGACGCAGCACGCTCTGGAAGTCGTCGCAGGTGCTGGAGCGCCACGGCCAGTTGATGATTGCGCCCAACGGTTCCCTGAAGACGTCGATCCTGCAGCGCGCTTCCGCCAGTGCCTATCTGCTGGCCCGCCGCCATCGGGCCACGGTGGTGCCCTGGTGGTTTGAGTACAGAGGGCTGGAGGGCATCGAGGCTGGGGCGCTCTACAGACCACTGCGCCTGCTGGCCCAGCGACTCACGGCCCCACGGGTTGTGCTCCACTGTCGCCAGGGTCGTCCCGAGGATCTCGGCTTGCCGGTTGAGGAGAACCATCGGGAGGGTTTCTCCCGCCGCGTGATGGCGTACTACTCCCAGGATGCGGCCGGCTGGGCTGAGCGCCATCACCATCGGGCCAGCTGA
- a CDS encoding beta-ketoacyl synthase gives MAKERIAITGMGALSPLGIGVESGWQAYLGGRSGISPLLDDWAQALPSRLAGVVPNEPTAQLEALLRRRLDRCSQLALLAAREAWQGAGLDAPGGLPEPRVAVVVGCGIGGLETMGQQYRILLERGPSRVNPVTVPMLIPNAGAGQISIALGAHGGAHTPVSACASSAEALLWALMLLRDDRADVVVAGGSEAPVNQLGLAGFSAMRALSTRNRTPELASSPYGLDRDGFVIAEGAGILVLEREADANARGARCEAYLLDAGSTADAHHMVSPEPHGAQARAAMQQALQRSGLAVADLSFIQAHATGTAMGDLAEAQAIGGLLGEANAALAVTAPKGQFGHMLGGAGAVETIMAIRSLASGQVPVSANSQPQDPAVQLHLVKGKPTRLTQPVQQRYVLKNAFGFGGHNISLVLQGA, from the coding sequence GTGGCCAAGGAGAGGATCGCCATCACGGGCATGGGAGCCCTCTCTCCCCTGGGTATCGGGGTGGAGAGCGGCTGGCAGGCCTACCTAGGGGGTCGCTCGGGGATCAGTCCCTTACTGGATGACTGGGCCCAGGCTCTCCCATCCCGGCTGGCGGGGGTCGTGCCAAATGAGCCCACGGCCCAGTTGGAAGCCCTGCTCAGGCGCCGCCTTGATCGCTGCTCCCAGTTGGCCTTGCTCGCGGCCAGGGAGGCCTGGCAGGGGGCGGGCCTCGACGCTCCTGGTGGGCTGCCCGAGCCCCGGGTTGCTGTGGTGGTGGGCTGCGGCATCGGCGGTCTGGAGACCATGGGACAGCAGTACCGGATCCTGCTGGAACGGGGCCCCTCGCGGGTGAATCCGGTGACGGTGCCGATGCTGATTCCCAATGCGGGGGCAGGGCAGATCAGCATTGCCCTCGGTGCCCACGGCGGCGCCCACACTCCCGTTTCGGCCTGTGCTTCCTCCGCCGAAGCCCTGCTCTGGGCCCTGATGCTGTTGCGCGATGACCGCGCCGATGTGGTGGTGGCGGGGGGGTCGGAGGCCCCCGTGAACCAACTGGGCCTGGCGGGCTTCAGTGCCATGCGCGCCCTCTCCACCCGGAACCGCACTCCGGAGCTGGCCTCCAGCCCCTATGGCCTGGATCGGGATGGCTTCGTGATCGCTGAGGGGGCCGGCATTCTGGTTCTGGAGCGCGAGGCCGATGCCAACGCCCGCGGCGCCCGCTGTGAGGCGTACCTCCTGGATGCGGGAAGCACCGCCGATGCCCATCACATGGTGTCGCCCGAACCCCATGGCGCCCAGGCCCGGGCAGCCATGCAGCAGGCCCTGCAGCGCAGCGGTCTGGCCGTGGCCGATCTGAGTTTCATCCAGGCCCATGCCACGGGTACCGCCATGGGTGATCTGGCGGAAGCCCAGGCGATCGGTGGGCTTCTGGGAGAAGCCAACGCGGCCCTAGCGGTGACGGCACCGAAAGGACAGTTCGGCCACATGCTCGGCGGGGCCGGCGCGGTGGAAACCATCATGGCCATCAGGTCCCTGGCCAGCGGGCAGGTTCCTGTGAGCGCCAACAGTCAGCCCCAGGATCCCGCCGTTCAGCTCCACCTGGTCAAGGGGAAACCCACCCGGCTCACCCAGCCGGTTCAGCAACGCTATGTGCTCAAAAATGCGTTTGGCTTTGGTGGGCACAACATTTCCCTGGTGCTGCAGGGGGCCTGA
- a CDS encoding acyl carrier protein, giving the protein MIGSSPARHSHKLLTDSVTPESNEGLPPSEGHLQSKASFPLTEAEILAGLKDILARIAGADPEGIELDSLIIDDVGVDSLGFYEILIEADETLGIKIEEKDLLTFKTVRDIVDYVTSRTGTLTQPTTR; this is encoded by the coding sequence TTGATCGGCTCCTCCCCAGCTCGTCATAGTCACAAACTCTTGACAGATTCAGTCACCCCCGAATCCAACGAAGGACTGCCGCCCTCCGAAGGCCACCTGCAATCCAAGGCAAGTTTTCCTCTCACCGAGGCTGAGATCCTGGCTGGCCTGAAAGACATTCTGGCGCGCATCGCCGGTGCCGATCCCGAGGGCATTGAGCTCGATTCCCTCATCATTGATGATGTAGGGGTTGATTCGCTTGGTTTCTACGAGATTTTGATCGAAGCCGACGAAACGTTGGGCATCAAGATAGAGGAAAAGGATCTTCTCACTTTCAAAACCGTACGCGATATCGTTGATTACGTCACGTCCCGAACCGGGACCCTGACCCAGCCCACCACACGGTGA
- a CDS encoding GNAT family N-acyltransferase, with the protein MIPLSRALIDDIKPFYFFSNYGLTLFLIPGNTFENFSDEVGLLRELTYRQKLSGSGNNKDLDGRDPFYDHFILVDDATFALAGTARLQFVPAQTLSSAPSSSSLTHSSATSYLEHVYPGIKNYLITRGSHLEIGRVAISPAFQRQPASLMTLFRGGLQAATASGYTAVYGLVSYNHFQYPGSVNDYFLRSLMLPPFRDDNTDLPPARYPRGFRGDERHAGGSCPSIQKLEGETQKELESFKLPVLLRQYINLMGAKTHDISVAKDFNQITEILMTADLTKVPRRRLQHFVGFAHTAVYRQFPWFRGPSGADSSDAAPAGQPLSQ; encoded by the coding sequence ATGATCCCCCTGAGCCGTGCACTGATTGACGACATCAAGCCATTTTATTTCTTTTCCAACTACGGATTAACGCTTTTCCTAATTCCGGGAAATACTTTTGAAAACTTTTCAGATGAAGTTGGCCTGCTTCGAGAGCTAACCTACAGGCAGAAGCTTTCTGGCTCTGGAAACAACAAAGATCTGGATGGTAGAGATCCATTTTACGATCATTTTATCCTGGTTGACGATGCCACATTTGCCCTTGCCGGAACAGCTCGTCTGCAGTTCGTTCCAGCCCAGACCCTCTCATCAGCCCCCAGCAGCAGCAGCCTGACCCACAGCTCGGCGACGTCATACCTTGAGCATGTCTACCCAGGGATCAAGAACTATCTGATCACCCGCGGCAGCCATCTCGAAATCGGCAGAGTTGCGATTTCACCAGCATTCCAGCGGCAACCGGCGTCATTGATGACCCTGTTCCGGGGAGGTCTTCAAGCAGCTACTGCTTCAGGCTACACAGCGGTTTACGGATTAGTCTCTTACAACCACTTTCAATATCCAGGCAGTGTTAACGATTATTTCCTCCGTTCCCTGATGCTGCCTCCGTTCAGGGACGACAACACTGACCTCCCTCCAGCCCGCTATCCAAGGGGATTCCGTGGCGATGAACGTCATGCAGGCGGCAGCTGCCCATCGATTCAGAAGCTGGAAGGCGAAACCCAGAAGGAGCTGGAGAGCTTCAAGCTGCCGGTGTTGTTACGGCAATACATCAACCTCATGGGAGCTAAGACCCATGATATTTCTGTTGCCAAAGACTTTAACCAGATCACGGAGATTTTGATGACTGCCGACCTCACCAAGGTCCCCCGGCGCCGGCTGCAGCATTTCGTGGGCTTTGCCCACACGGCTGTGTACCGGCAGTTTCCCTGGTTCCGCGGACCTTCTGGAGCTGACTCCAGCGATGCAGCCCCAGCTGGCCAACCCTTGAGTCAGTGA
- a CDS encoding polysaccharide biosynthesis/export family protein — protein MSGDPLSPQAATPVQSRILSEPAAQPPRATQQARRAIFSPETSNFRYRLAPGDRVRISVFKVEGYGAETEVLSDGTVNLPRIGSVNVWGLTLDESNQRITSLYSTILRRPLVYIDLIAPRPVRVSLVGQLERPGFYTLSRDPSTSTLRAAGPGVEGTVVATSGWPTMVDAIQRAGGITAMGDLSNLVLVRQGNVPGEAPREYHFDYLSVLMNNVQVVNPLINDGDMIRVGKLEGARSNEALIATGASNFAPDAISVNVVGEVEVPGIKQVKSNSPLTNAVMAAGGLDPQRARVSNVRLLRLEADGSILSQEVAFDPSAELGSEANPPLRNGDVIVVSRNNWTRFNDTLSQAVAPLGPLLNAASLYNILTR, from the coding sequence ATGTCCGGGGATCCCCTTTCCCCCCAGGCAGCCACTCCCGTTCAAAGCCGCATCCTGTCCGAACCAGCGGCGCAGCCGCCGCGCGCCACCCAGCAGGCCCGCCGGGCCATCTTCAGCCCTGAGACCAGCAATTTCCGCTATCGCCTGGCCCCTGGGGATCGGGTGCGGATTTCGGTGTTCAAGGTGGAGGGTTATGGCGCCGAAACTGAAGTTCTCAGTGATGGCACGGTGAACCTGCCTCGGATCGGGTCTGTGAATGTGTGGGGCTTGACCCTAGATGAATCCAACCAGCGCATCACAAGTCTCTACTCCACGATCCTGCGTCGACCCCTGGTCTACATCGACCTGATCGCGCCCAGGCCGGTGCGGGTGTCGTTGGTGGGTCAGCTGGAGCGGCCAGGCTTTTATACCCTCAGCCGTGATCCATCGACGTCAACGTTGCGAGCGGCAGGCCCCGGTGTGGAGGGCACGGTGGTGGCAACCTCTGGTTGGCCCACCATGGTGGATGCGATCCAGCGGGCAGGCGGCATCACGGCCATGGGGGATCTCTCCAATCTGGTGCTTGTGCGCCAGGGCAATGTTCCTGGAGAGGCGCCGCGTGAATATCACTTCGACTATCTCAGCGTCCTGATGAACAATGTACAGGTGGTTAATCCCCTGATTAATGACGGTGACATGATCAGGGTCGGCAAGTTGGAAGGCGCTCGATCCAATGAAGCCTTGATTGCTACTGGTGCTTCCAACTTCGCTCCCGACGCCATCTCGGTGAATGTCGTTGGTGAAGTAGAGGTTCCTGGTATCAAGCAGGTGAAGTCAAATAGCCCCCTGACCAATGCGGTGATGGCCGCCGGCGGTCTTGATCCACAGCGCGCCAGGGTCTCCAACGTCCGCCTGCTGCGGTTGGAGGCCGATGGTTCGATCCTTTCCCAGGAGGTGGCCTTTGACCCTTCAGCCGAACTGGGTTCGGAGGCCAATCCCCCCCTGCGGAATGGTGATGTGATCGTGGTGTCCCGTAACAACTGGACCCGTTTCAATGACACTCTGTCGCAAGCGGTGGCGCCCCTCGGTCCCCTGTTGAATGCCGCCTCGCTTTACAACATTCTGACTCGCTGA
- the purB gene encoding adenylosuccinate lyase, whose product MIERYTLPEMGAIWSEQAKFQSWLDVEIAATAANSELGRVPAEALAQIRDKASFSVERILSIEAEVRHDVIAFLTNLNEHVGDAGRYIHVGMTSSDVLDTGLALQMKASVQVLRQELDQLAKALRNLARQHKDTVMIGRSHAIHGEPITFGFKVAGWLAETLRNQERLERLEQVVSVGQISGAMGTYANTDPEVEAIACRQLGLVPDTASTQVIARDRHAEYVQTLALVGTALERFSTEIRNLQRTDVLEVEENFAKGQKGSSAMPHKRNPIRSERISGLARVLRSYTVAALENCALWHERDISHSSVERMMLPDCSATLQFMLREMTEVVGGLGIYPENMTRNMNIYGGVVFSQRVLLALVESGLSREEAYHIVQTHAHAAWNCETGNFRHNLEGDPAVTELLKAEALADCFSTELHRGNLNVIWQRLGI is encoded by the coding sequence TTGATCGAGCGTTACACCCTGCCTGAGATGGGCGCCATCTGGAGCGAGCAGGCCAAGTTCCAGAGCTGGCTTGACGTGGAAATCGCCGCCACAGCCGCCAATAGCGAGCTGGGTCGGGTGCCCGCCGAGGCTCTGGCCCAGATCAGGGACAAGGCCAGCTTCAGCGTGGAGCGGATCCTCAGCATCGAGGCCGAGGTACGCCATGACGTGATCGCCTTCCTCACCAATCTGAATGAACACGTGGGCGATGCGGGGCGCTACATCCACGTGGGCATGACCAGCTCCGACGTGCTCGACACGGGCCTGGCGCTGCAGATGAAGGCCTCCGTGCAGGTGCTGCGCCAGGAACTGGATCAGCTGGCCAAGGCGCTGCGCAACCTGGCCCGACAGCACAAGGACACGGTGATGATCGGCCGCTCCCATGCGATTCACGGCGAACCGATCACCTTCGGCTTCAAGGTGGCCGGCTGGCTGGCCGAGACGCTGCGCAACCAGGAGCGGCTCGAGCGGCTCGAGCAGGTGGTGAGCGTGGGTCAGATCAGTGGCGCCATGGGCACCTACGCCAACACCGACCCTGAGGTGGAGGCCATCGCCTGCAGGCAGTTGGGCCTGGTGCCGGACACGGCCAGCACCCAGGTGATCGCCCGCGATCGCCATGCGGAATACGTTCAGACCCTGGCCCTGGTGGGAACCGCACTGGAGCGCTTCTCCACCGAGATCCGCAATCTGCAGCGCACTGACGTGCTGGAGGTGGAAGAGAACTTCGCCAAGGGCCAGAAGGGCAGCTCGGCCATGCCCCACAAGCGCAATCCAATCCGCAGCGAACGGATCAGCGGTCTGGCCAGGGTGCTGCGCAGCTACACCGTGGCGGCCCTGGAAAACTGCGCCCTCTGGCATGAACGCGACATCAGCCACAGCTCGGTAGAGCGCATGATGTTGCCCGATTGTTCAGCCACCCTGCAGTTCATGCTGAGGGAGATGACTGAGGTGGTAGGGGGTCTGGGGATCTACCCCGAAAACATGACCCGCAACATGAACATCTATGGCGGCGTTGTGTTCAGTCAGCGTGTGTTGCTTGCCTTAGTGGAATCGGGTCTCAGCCGCGAAGAGGCCTACCACATTGTTCAGACTCATGCCCACGCAGCCTGGAATTGCGAAACCGGTAACTTCCGACACAACCTCGAAGGCGACCCGGCGGTCACAGAGCTCCTGAAGGCAGAGGCTTTGGCGGACTGTTTCTCCACGGAACTGCACCGGGGGAATCTGAATGTGATCTGGCAGCGGCTGGGGATCTGA
- a CDS encoding TlyA family RNA methyltransferase, protein MASKQRLDLELVARGLVETRQQAQVLIRAGRVRSGERILDKPGTEVAPALPLNVLQLPRYVSRGGEKLELALASFPIRVRGRVCLDGGISTGGFTDCLLQHGAARVYGIDVGYGQTAWRLRCDPRVVLKERTNLRHLTPEALFGASDPRPDLAVADVSFISLALVLPALLALLRGSSATAGRDLILLVKPQFEVGKGQVGKGGVVRSPQAHVGAITSVLAAAEQLGLQASGLVASPITGPAGNHEYLLWLRSAALERVPALANWGLPQDRKDRIAAIKACVDLALAPP, encoded by the coding sequence GTGGCCTCGAAACAGCGCCTGGATCTGGAACTGGTGGCCCGCGGCTTGGTTGAGACACGCCAACAGGCCCAGGTGCTGATCCGCGCCGGCCGCGTGCGCAGCGGCGAGCGCATCCTCGACAAACCCGGCACTGAGGTGGCGCCTGCGTTGCCGCTGAACGTGCTGCAGCTGCCCCGTTACGTGTCCCGCGGTGGCGAGAAGCTGGAGCTGGCCCTGGCCAGCTTCCCGATCCGTGTGAGGGGTCGGGTGTGTCTTGATGGCGGCATCTCGACGGGCGGCTTCACCGACTGCCTGCTGCAGCACGGGGCTGCGCGGGTGTACGGCATTGATGTGGGTTACGGCCAGACGGCCTGGCGGCTGCGCTGTGACCCGCGGGTGGTGCTCAAGGAGCGCACGAACCTGCGCCATCTCACCCCTGAAGCGCTGTTCGGCGCGAGCGACCCCAGACCGGATCTGGCCGTCGCCGACGTGTCGTTCATCTCCCTGGCCCTGGTGCTGCCGGCTTTGCTGGCGCTGCTGAGAGGATCATCAGCCACTGCAGGGCGCGATCTGATCCTGCTGGTCAAACCCCAGTTCGAGGTGGGGAAGGGCCAGGTGGGCAAAGGCGGTGTGGTCCGCAGTCCGCAGGCCCATGTCGGGGCGATCACGTCGGTGCTGGCGGCTGCTGAACAGCTGGGCCTTCAGGCCTCAGGCCTTGTGGCCTCTCCGATCACAGGCCCTGCCGGCAACCACGAGTACCTGCTCTGGCTGCGTTCGGCGGCATTGGAAAGGGTTCCAGCGCTGGCGAACTGGGGTTTGCCGCAGGATCGGAAGGACAGGATTGCAGCGATCAAAGCGTGCGTTGACCTAGCCCTGGCCCCCCCCTGA
- a CDS encoding P-II family nitrogen regulator — protein sequence MKKVEAIIRPFKLEDVKIALVNAGIVGMTVSEVRGFGRQKGQVERYRGSEFTVEFLQKLKLEIVVDDDKVDTVVNAIQDAARTGEIGDGKIFVGTIDGVIRIRTGDRDSGAI from the coding sequence ATGAAAAAAGTCGAGGCCATCATTCGGCCCTTCAAGCTTGAAGACGTCAAGATTGCGCTGGTCAATGCCGGCATCGTGGGCATGACCGTCAGCGAGGTTCGCGGCTTTGGTCGTCAGAAAGGTCAGGTGGAGCGCTATCGGGGTTCCGAATTCACGGTGGAATTCCTCCAGAAGCTCAAGCTCGAAATTGTGGTAGATGACGACAAGGTGGATACCGTGGTCAATGCCATCCAGGACGCTGCCCGCACCGGCGAAATCGGCGATGGCAAGATTTTTGTGGGCACCATCGACGGCGTGATCCGCATCCGCACCGGTGATCGCGACAGCGGCGCGATCTGA